The Thermotoga maritima MSB8 region AGTGGGTGTGTGTGAGTTCAAGAAGAAGAAGGAAAAGAAGAAAATTGGTGTTAGAAAACCATAAAGAGGGCGTCAAAGAGACGCCCTCTTTTTCTGGTAGAATTCCTCTCAGGGGTGCACTGAATGGAATTTTCGGTCATCATACTGATCGGTTATCTGACGAAGAAATTTTTCGAAAGAGATACTGGTAAGATCCTTTCAAAACTCGTGGTGAATTTCACACTGCCTGCGGCGATCTTCTACAGTTTTTCCACCTCACGTTTTCACTTTTCGAAGTTCGCCTTCACCGCAACGGGTATTTTGAGTAACCTTCTTCTCATCTTTCTTGCCTTTCTGTTTTTCTCGAGAATAAAGGATCCAAGAGTGAGAATCCCGATCATTCTCTCTTTCGTTGGTTTCAACACAGGTTTGTTCATGTATCCTCTGGCGGAAAGCCTCTGGGGAGAAGCATCGGTTGTTAACTTTGCCCTGTTCGACCTGGGGAATTCTTTCTTCATATTTGGTGTGGGGAAAGCAGTGGCTGAGCAGAACAAAAAAGGAATACTGAAGGTTTTCACCTTCCCACCGTTTCTGTTTCTTCTCGTCGGAATAACAATGAACAGCCTCAAAGTGGTTCCACCTGGTATTGTTCTCGATGTGGCACGAACGATAAAGAACGCTAATGCCTTCCTCGTGTTTTTTCTTGTGGGATACTATCTCAGCTTCAGATCGGTTTACGAAAAATTCCGTCTGATTTTAATGGCGGGACTCGTAAAGTATGCTGCCGGGTTGCTTGTTGCTCTGATCGCAGTGAAGATCTTCTCTCTTTCTTCTTTCGAAGAGATGAACCTGTTTCTTTCACCGCTTCTTCCTTCTGCCATCATGACACTCGTGTACTCGGTTGAAAAGGGTTACGATGCGGAACTCGCGAGCGGGCTCATTACTTTCTTCACGATCGTTTCAACGTCCATAATCATGGCGGTAAACTATACATGGGGGTGATGTGAATGTGGCTGATACTCAGTGACACTCACGATAACATGGAGGTTCTGAAAAAGGTGGAAGAACTCGTATCTGAGAAGAACATCGAAAAAATTTTCCACTGTGGTGACTTTGTTGCGCCGTTCACACTTGGAAGATTGATCAAAGAAGGGGTGGATTTCTACGGTGTTTTTGGAAACAACGACGGAGAAGTACTGCTGCTGGACAAAAGATCCGGCGGAAGAATCAAAAAACCACCCATTTCCTTGGAGGTCGATGGTTTAAGAATAGCGATGATGCACGAACCCGTTCTTCTGGATGCGATCGTTCGTTCTCAGGAGTTCGATCTGGTTCTCTACGGGCACACTCATAAAGTGGATGTGAGAAAAGAAGGAAAAACTCTCGTGGTGAATCCCGGAGAAGCGTGCGGTTATCTTTCCGGTAGGAGCACCGTCTATTTGTTCGATCCTAGGACGCGCGAAGGAGAACTTTTGGAGCTCTGATAACGTTCCACGAACCTTCTGGAAGAGTAGATGATATCTCCGGCACCAACGAAAAGGAAGACGGTGTTCTCACTCACGGAGATTACCTTTTCCAGTTCTGGAAGCTTCTCAACGAAATATGCCTCTTTACCGAGCGACTTGAGAGAGTCCCAGATCATCTTCCCTGAGATGCCGTTTTTCTTCTCTTCGAACGCATCGTAGACTTCCGTGACCACAACTTCATCCGCCAGCTGAAGCGCCTTTGCGAAGTTTCCGTCTTCTCTTTCCAGTCTGGAATATCGGTGCGGCTGGAATATCACCACGATTTTTTCGTTTTCGAAGACTTCTTTTGCTGTCTGAAGAAGGTTTCTTATCTCATCTGGTGTGTGGGCGTAGTCGTCTATCACATAGATGTTCGTTTCCGGATCGTGAAACGCGATGGAAAAACGCCTGTGAACTCCCCGGAATTCTTCCAGCGCTTCGAGCACTGGTGCCAGATCGTACCCGAGCGAGTCGAAAAGCGCTATCACTGCCAGTGCGTTCAAAACGTTGTGAAAACCGGGAACCTTGAGTTTGAGTTCGAGATATCTCTTTCCATTTTTCTCCACCATTGCTTTTTGCTCGGCGCGAGAGGCACTTCTCATCTCGAGGGTGTATGTGCCTTTCTTCACGCCAAAAGTTACATCACCGAGATGAGATGTGAGTTCGTCCTCTGCGAAGGTGACTACCAGATCGGTGTTCCTGCTGATCTTTTCGAAGGCCGATCTGTATCTGGTCAGGGAGTTGCCGTAGTTTTCCAGATGATCTCCTCTGGCGTTTGTGATTATGAGATAGTTTGGAGAGAACTCTGAGAAAAACTCTTCGCTCTCGTCGAGTTCGTAAACTACAGGTCCGTTTCCTTTCTCGTAGTTTCCGTGTTCGAGAGAATCCATTATACCTCCAAGGAACACCGTTGGAGACTTTCTCAAATGTTTCAAAACGTGTGCAACCATAGCGGTTGTCGTGGTTTTGCCATCGGTTCCGGTTACAGCGAACTCTTCCTTTTTCTCCCGTTTCAGAGTGTCTCGGAAATAATGCAGTCTGTTTTCGATCGGGACCCTTTCCATCCTGGCGCGTACTATCTCCGGGTTGTCGTCACGAACAGCGGGGGTTTTTATAACCAGATCGGGATCGTACCAGTTGTCTGCGGAGTGTGGCACAAAAATCGGAATTCCTAATTTTCTTAGATAAGCGGTTCTTTCTGTTTCCTCTATATTTGAACCGTAAACATCGTTTCCATTCGAGAATTCGTGTAAAGCCACGGCACTCATTCCAATTCCACCAATTCCTACGAAATGAATTTTCACATTATCTCCCCCAGTATTTCCTTAGATATTTTGGAAGCAGGGTTTTCTTTCATCTTCTCTATTTTACCTTTTTTCACTACTTTATCAATAGACTCGATTATTTTCCGAGGAGACGCTTCGTTTTCTCTGATAACGATAGCATACCCCAGTCTTTCCGCTTCCAGAGCGTTTTCAAGCTGGTGTGATTCGGCGGAACTTTCCCACGGTATCAGTATTCCGGGAACACCGTAGTACATCATCTCTGCGATTGTACTCGCCCCTGCCCTTGAAATGGACGCGATCGCTTTCTTCCAGTAGGCTCCCATGGGGTCTATGTAAGTGAGTGCTGTTACATTTGGAAAAACGGAAAGCCTTTCTGTCCAATCGTCTGACCCTGTGGAATGTACGAATTGAGTTTCCTGAAGTTCTGGATACACCTTTTCCATCAACTCGTTTATCGCTTCGCTTCCCAAACTTCCACCGAGAACGAGCACGAAATCCTTCAGAGGTGCTTCTTTTTCCGTTTCTCTCACCGGACATCCAGTGACGACGATTTTATCCTGCCATTCTCTCAGATAATCTCGGGTTCTTTCGAAAGAGACGAAAACTTTCTTCGCGTACTGTGAGAGAACTTTCACTGCGAGTCCTGGAACGACGTTTTGTTCGTGAACAAAGATGGGTATCCCAAGATCCTTAGCGGCTAGCCCCACAACTCCAGATATGTATCCACCCGTGAGAACCACTAAATCCGGTTTGAAGCGCTTCAAATGTTTCTTTACTTCGATCGTAGCAATTCCTATCTTCAAGGTTCTCCACAGGTTTTTTGGATGATGGAGTGGCCTGAGCAAACCTCTGACATCGATTGAAACTGTTTCGAACTCTGGATGATCTTTTCTCACAACTCTCTCATCGATTTTGCCTTTTACAGCGAAGAACAGGACCTTCACGTCAACTCTTTTCGCGAGCGTCTCGAGGATGGCCAGAAGTGGATAGAGATGTCCACCAGTTCCACCGCCAGCTGCAGCGACCTTTATCACTCTCTTTCACTCTCCAGAATCATATTTCCGACTATTCCAAAGCCTATCATGATAGAAAGAAGTGAACTCCCTCCATAGCTTACCAGAGGAAGAGTTACTCCCGTGACTGGAAGAATTCCGGATATGACACCAACGTTCGTCATCACCTGAAGCATTATCAAAATAGCGAAACCGGAGATGAACGTTCTGACTGATGGAACCGTATGCATTTTCGTAGCGACCTTCACAAGGCTGTGAACCAATCCGTAAAATGAGAACAGGACAACTCCCAGTCCTATGAAGCCAAGCTCTTCTCCCACTATAGCTAACACGAAGTCGCTTGTCACCACAGGCACGAAGAGCTTTTCTTCACCGAGAACTAATCCTTTGCCAAGCGTACCACCGTTTCTTATAGCGTTCACTGCTTCAACAACCTGTTCTGAAACGTTCCCTCTCAGATACGATATGAGTCTTTCCATCTGGTAATTTTTCATGAAATGTTCCAGAACACCGGTTTTATACATGGAAATAAAAAGAGAAATTATCACCAGAAAGAAACTCAGCACGTAAATCCCGCGAGTTTCAGCAGCGTAGAGTGTGAGGATAACCATGAAAACAAGAAGCACAAAAGTACTGAAATCGGGTTCTATCAGAACAAGGAAGAGTAGAGGAGAAACAAGAAGAATCGGCTTCAAAAATCCCCTGAAGAATTTTTTCATGAACAGGGAGTTTTTTTCGACGTACCACGCGAGAAACAGAAGAATGTAGATTTTGACCAGTTCGGATGGCTGGAATGAAAAGCTACCAAGATCTATCCACCTGTGTGCACCTCTCTCACTCGAGGGGAGGAACAGCACGACCGTCAGAAGGACAAGGGAGAGGACGTATCCCCCTATGATGATTTGCTTTGAGAAGAGCAATCTGTGGTCCGTGTAGAGGAAGACAACGAAAAAAGCGATGGCCACCGCGAGCTTCATCAAATGGTTCAGCACCACGTGTGCGGTGTCTCTGACCGGTTTCACATAATCCCGAACTATTTCAAAACTGCTGAGAGATATGAACCCCACGCACAGAAGTACGATGACAAAGAACACGAGAGATTTTTCGTTCAAACTTCATCCCCTCCGTGTCGTTTGAAGATCTCTCTGAAGTGTTCACCTCTTTTTGCGTAGTTTTCGTACATGTCAAAGCTCGCTCCTCCCGGGCTGAGAAGAATCACATCACCTTTTTCAGAGACTTCCATTGCTTTTTCAAAGGCTTCTTCCATGTTTTCGACGATGCTGTGAGGAATTTTCCCCACAAACGGAGCAAGTTCCTTAGATATCTCTCCGAACATGATGAGATGTTTCAGCTTTGGACTGGCTTTTTCCACGAAGAGAGAATAGTTTTCTTTTTTGCCGATTCCACACATTATGAGAACTACCTTGTCGAAGTTGGAGAGCGCACCCAGTACCGCGTGTGTCGACGTGGCTTTCGAGTCGTTGTAGAAATGTCTTCCATCTATTTGACCCAGATATTCCATTCTGTGCGGGAGCGGTTTGAAATCTCTGAGAAGTTCCAGAAAACTTTCCAGTTCGTTGAACATTTCCATGTAAAGAACGGAAACTGCCAGTATGTTTTCCCTCATCTGATACGGATAGTTTCCAGGAAGTGTGTATTTCTTCCCGCGAACGATCAGTTCTTTTTCTGTAGCAAAGTTTTCATCCGTCCAGAAAGGGATTTTTCTGGATCTCACACCCTCCAGATTCCTCAAACGTTCGATGTGCTTGTTGTAGACGAACAGATCTCCTTCTGTCTGGAGAAAAGCCGGTTTCAACTTTGAATCAACGTATTCTTTGAAAGAAGAGTGCCAATCCAGATGATCTTCGGATATGTTCAGAACAAGGAAGTTTGAAAGATACGGTCTTTCGCTCCAGAAAAGCTGGAAACTGCTCATTTCCAGTACGTAATAGTCGTACTCTCCTTCCAGTGCTTCCACAGCCGGTGTACCAAAGTTCCCACCAAGGAAAGTCTTGAATCCTCTTCCGGAAAGTACATGATACATGAGGGCGGTGGCGGTGCTTTTTCCATCAGTCCCCGTGATGCCTACGACCTTTTTTGGATCTACATTGTCCAGGAAAAAC contains the following coding sequences:
- a CDS encoding AEC family transporter encodes the protein MEFSVIILIGYLTKKFFERDTGKILSKLVVNFTLPAAIFYSFSTSRFHFSKFAFTATGILSNLLLIFLAFLFFSRIKDPRVRIPIILSFVGFNTGLFMYPLAESLWGEASVVNFALFDLGNSFFIFGVGKAVAEQNKKGILKVFTFPPFLFLLVGITMNSLKVVPPGIVLDVARTIKNANAFLVFFLVGYYLSFRSVYEKFRLILMAGLVKYAAGLLVALIAVKIFSLSSFEEMNLFLSPLLPSAIMTLVYSVEKGYDAELASGLITFFTIVSTSIIMAVNYTWG
- a CDS encoding metallophosphoesterase, which produces MWLILSDTHDNMEVLKKVEELVSEKNIEKIFHCGDFVAPFTLGRLIKEGVDFYGVFGNNDGEVLLLDKRSGGRIKKPPISLEVDGLRIAMMHEPVLLDAIVRSQEFDLVLYGHTHKVDVRKEGKTLVVNPGEACGYLSGRSTVYLFDPRTREGELLEL
- the murC gene encoding UDP-N-acetylmuramate--L-alanine ligase, whose translation is MKIHFVGIGGIGMSAVALHEFSNGNDVYGSNIEETERTAYLRKLGIPIFVPHSADNWYDPDLVIKTPAVRDDNPEIVRARMERVPIENRLHYFRDTLKREKKEEFAVTGTDGKTTTTAMVAHVLKHLRKSPTVFLGGIMDSLEHGNYEKGNGPVVYELDESEEFFSEFSPNYLIITNARGDHLENYGNSLTRYRSAFEKISRNTDLVVTFAEDELTSHLGDVTFGVKKGTYTLEMRSASRAEQKAMVEKNGKRYLELKLKVPGFHNVLNALAVIALFDSLGYDLAPVLEALEEFRGVHRRFSIAFHDPETNIYVIDDYAHTPDEIRNLLQTAKEVFENEKIVVIFQPHRYSRLEREDGNFAKALQLADEVVVTEVYDAFEEKKNGISGKMIWDSLKSLGKEAYFVEKLPELEKVISVSENTVFLFVGAGDIIYSSRRFVERYQSSKSSPSRVLGSNK
- the murG gene encoding undecaprenyldiphospho-muramoylpentapeptide beta-N-acetylglucosaminyltransferase → MIKVAAAGGGTGGHLYPLLAILETLAKRVDVKVLFFAVKGKIDERVVRKDHPEFETVSIDVRGLLRPLHHPKNLWRTLKIGIATIEVKKHLKRFKPDLVVLTGGYISGVVGLAAKDLGIPIFVHEQNVVPGLAVKVLSQYAKKVFVSFERTRDYLREWQDKIVVTGCPVRETEKEAPLKDFVLVLGGSLGSEAINELMEKVYPELQETQFVHSTGSDDWTERLSVFPNVTALTYIDPMGAYWKKAIASISRAGASTIAEMMYYGVPGILIPWESSAESHQLENALEAERLGYAIVIRENEASPRKIIESIDKVVKKGKIEKMKENPASKISKEILGEIM
- a CDS encoding FtsW/RodA/SpoVE family cell cycle protein: MNEKSLVFFVIVLLCVGFISLSSFEIVRDYVKPVRDTAHVVLNHLMKLAVAIAFFVVFLYTDHRLLFSKQIIIGGYVLSLVLLTVVLFLPSSERGAHRWIDLGSFSFQPSELVKIYILLFLAWYVEKNSLFMKKFFRGFLKPILLVSPLLFLVLIEPDFSTFVLLVFMVILTLYAAETRGIYVLSFFLVIISLFISMYKTGVLEHFMKNYQMERLISYLRGNVSEQVVEAVNAIRNGGTLGKGLVLGEEKLFVPVVTSDFVLAIVGEELGFIGLGVVLFSFYGLVHSLVKVATKMHTVPSVRTFISGFAILIMLQVMTNVGVISGILPVTGVTLPLVSYGGSSLLSIMIGFGIVGNMILESERE
- the murD gene encoding UDP-N-acetylmuramoyl-L-alanine--D-glutamate ligase; translated protein: MKIGFLGFGKSNRSLLKYLLNHQEAKFFVSEAKTLDGETKKFLEEHSVEYEEGGHTEKLLDCDVVYVSPGIKPDTSMIELLSSRGVKLSTELQFFLDNVDPKKVVGITGTDGKSTATALMYHVLSGRGFKTFLGGNFGTPAVEALEGEYDYYVLEMSSFQLFWSERPYLSNFLVLNISEDHLDWHSSFKEYVDSKLKPAFLQTEGDLFVYNKHIERLRNLEGVRSRKIPFWTDENFATEKELIVRGKKYTLPGNYPYQMRENILAVSVLYMEMFNELESFLELLRDFKPLPHRMEYLGQIDGRHFYNDSKATSTHAVLGALSNFDKVVLIMCGIGKKENYSLFVEKASPKLKHLIMFGEISKELAPFVGKIPHSIVENMEEAFEKAMEVSEKGDVILLSPGGASFDMYENYAKRGEHFREIFKRHGGDEV